The following coding sequences lie in one Pseudomonas monsensis genomic window:
- a CDS encoding ABC transporter ATP-binding protein, with the protein MLQVQGVFKSYLTPQGPLPVLQGIDLTLEPGSSLALMGESGSGKSTLLHLIAGLDKVDRGSIRSGAHRLETLNEAQLADWRRTEIGLVFQQFNLIGSLRVEDNLAFQARLAGRHDPHWQAHLVQRLGLGELLKRYPEQLSGGQQQRVALARALASRPKLLLADEPTGSLDEATSDEVLRLLLELLDDTPTTLLMVTHSPRVAARLAQRVVLSNGRLT; encoded by the coding sequence ATGCTTCAGGTTCAAGGCGTCTTCAAAAGTTACCTCACCCCACAAGGCCCGCTCCCGGTGCTGCAAGGCATCGACCTGACCCTGGAGCCCGGCAGCAGTCTGGCGCTGATGGGCGAGTCCGGCAGTGGCAAAAGCACCTTGCTGCACCTGATCGCCGGCCTCGACAAGGTTGATCGCGGCAGCATCCGCAGCGGCGCGCATCGGCTGGAAACCCTGAACGAAGCGCAACTGGCCGACTGGCGCCGCACCGAGATCGGTCTGGTGTTCCAGCAGTTCAACCTGATCGGCAGCCTGCGGGTCGAGGACAATCTGGCGTTTCAGGCGCGCCTGGCCGGCCGCCATGATCCGCACTGGCAGGCGCATCTGGTGCAGCGCCTGGGGCTGGGCGAGTTGCTCAAGCGCTATCCCGAACAGTTGTCGGGCGGCCAGCAGCAGCGGGTCGCGCTGGCCCGGGCCCTGGCGTCGCGGCCGAAATTGCTGTTGGCCGACGAGCCCACCGGCAGCCTCGACGAAGCCACCAGCGATGAAGTGCTGCGTCTGTTGCTGGAGCTGCTCGACGACACGCCGACCACGCTGCTGATGGTCACCCACAGTCCGCGGGTTGCCGCACGCCTGGCGCAGCGGGTGGTGTTGTCCAATGGCCGGCTGACGTGA
- a CDS encoding barstar family protein: MKIIVELDGLSISSEQEFHKRIASAFSATQYYGNNLNALWDLLSTDVERPIELIWINSKHSEELMGDSYRKILIILDRVKNQDESFGLYEKFSYQLK, translated from the coding sequence ATCAAAATTATAGTTGAGCTTGATGGATTATCCATCTCATCTGAGCAAGAATTCCATAAGCGGATAGCGTCTGCTTTTTCTGCCACTCAATACTATGGAAATAATCTTAATGCGCTTTGGGATCTACTCAGCACCGACGTAGAGCGCCCAATTGAATTAATTTGGATAAACTCAAAACATTCAGAAGAGCTAATGGGTGACTCATATAGAAAAATATTAATCATTCTTGATCGAGTAAAAAATCAAGATGAAAGCTTTGGGCTGTATGAGAAATTCAGTTACCAATTGAAATAG
- a CDS encoding ABC transporter permease — protein MNVFWQTLRALLSHWRRHPVQFFSVLTGLWLATSLLTGVEALNSQARDSYARASQMIGGEPQASLATPNGATFTQQWFVDLRRDGWPVSPLLQGRLVLKDHDNQRLQLIGIEPVSLPADSAVAGQAMPIERIVAFFSPPGSTWISPETLQALNLSEGATPQTVNGQTLPPLHAQQDMAPGVLLVDIGVAQTLLEQPGQLSRLLLPKDFHAELPAAFNGQLQLKNSAEENNLARLTESFHLNLDALGFLSFVVGLFIVHAAIGLALEQRRGLLRTLRACGVSARMLIGSLIVELGVLALVGGVFGVISGYWLASVLLPDVAASLRGLYGAEVAGQLRLSPWWWFSGIGLSLFGALLAGANSLLRAARLPLLAVAEQQAWHQQHARWLRRQGWLAALLGAMALLALVWGDSLGSGFALMAGLLLGAALALPVVLSSVLNQLLGRSRSVLGQWFLADCRQQLPALSLALMALLLALAANIGAGSMTAGFRQTFNDWLEQRLSAELYINPVNPAQSRELYSWLKQQPSVSAVLPNWQVAVTLQGWPADVFGTIDHPYYRQHWPLLDAIAGDPWAHLANDDAVMLSEQLARRLRVRAGEHLSLPFPGGTWSPRIVGIYADYGNPRGHLLVNSNHLLRLWPTLTPNRFNLRIAPPDIPSFLSALQTRFQIDDSRIVDQARLKGWSVQVFERTFAATAALNSLTLAVAGVALFISLLTQSQSRLGQLAPLWALGVTRRQLMLLNLGQTWLLAVLTLVLALPLGIALAWCLDAVINVQAFGWRLPLRIFPLQLLQLMGLALLATLLASAWPLYSLYRTQPADLLRTFAHED, from the coding sequence GTGAACGTTTTCTGGCAAACCCTGCGCGCGCTGCTCAGCCATTGGCGGCGGCATCCCGTGCAGTTTTTCAGTGTGCTGACCGGGTTGTGGCTCGCGACCAGTCTGCTGACCGGGGTCGAGGCGCTGAACAGTCAGGCCCGCGACAGTTACGCCCGGGCCAGCCAGATGATCGGTGGCGAACCCCAGGCCAGTCTCGCGACACCGAACGGTGCGACCTTCACGCAGCAGTGGTTTGTCGATCTGCGCCGCGACGGCTGGCCGGTTTCGCCGCTGTTGCAGGGGCGACTGGTGCTCAAGGATCACGATAACCAGCGTCTGCAACTGATCGGCATCGAACCGGTGTCACTGCCGGCGGATTCCGCCGTGGCCGGGCAGGCGATGCCGATCGAGCGTATCGTAGCGTTCTTCTCGCCGCCGGGTAGTACGTGGATTTCACCGGAGACGCTGCAGGCCTTGAACCTCAGCGAGGGCGCCACGCCGCAGACCGTCAACGGCCAGACCCTGCCTCCACTGCACGCACAACAGGACATGGCCCCGGGCGTGTTGCTGGTGGACATCGGCGTTGCGCAAACCCTGCTCGAACAACCCGGGCAACTGTCGCGGCTGTTATTGCCGAAGGATTTTCACGCCGAACTGCCGGCGGCGTTCAACGGTCAGTTGCAGCTTAAAAACAGTGCCGAGGAAAACAATCTGGCGCGCCTGACCGAGAGTTTTCATTTGAATCTCGATGCCTTGGGGTTTCTCTCGTTCGTGGTCGGGCTGTTCATCGTTCACGCGGCCATTGGCCTGGCGCTGGAACAACGGCGTGGACTGCTGCGTACCCTGCGCGCCTGCGGGGTGAGTGCGCGGATGCTGATCGGTAGCCTGATCGTCGAACTGGGTGTGCTGGCCCTGGTCGGCGGGGTGTTCGGGGTCATCAGCGGATACTGGCTGGCGAGTGTGTTGCTTCCGGACGTCGCCGCCAGCCTGCGCGGTCTCTACGGTGCGGAAGTGGCGGGGCAGCTGCGCCTGAGTCCGTGGTGGTGGTTCAGCGGTATCGGCCTGAGCCTGTTCGGCGCATTGCTGGCCGGTGCCAACAGTCTGCTGCGCGCGGCTCGCTTGCCGCTGTTGGCGGTGGCGGAACAGCAGGCCTGGCATCAGCAGCATGCGCGCTGGTTGCGGCGTCAGGGGTGGCTGGCGGCGCTATTGGGCGCGATGGCGTTGCTGGCGCTGGTCTGGGGCGACAGCCTCGGCAGTGGTTTTGCGTTGATGGCCGGGCTGCTGCTTGGCGCCGCGCTGGCGCTGCCGGTGGTGCTGAGCTCGGTGCTCAATCAACTGCTCGGGCGCAGTCGTTCGGTGCTCGGTCAGTGGTTTCTGGCCGACTGTCGCCAGCAACTGCCAGCGCTGAGTCTGGCGCTGATGGCGCTGCTGCTGGCGCTCGCAGCGAACATCGGCGCTGGCAGCATGACCGCCGGTTTTCGCCAGACCTTCAACGATTGGCTCGAACAACGCCTGAGCGCCGAGCTTTATATCAACCCGGTCAATCCGGCGCAGTCCCGCGAGCTGTATAGCTGGCTCAAGCAGCAGCCGAGCGTCAGCGCCGTACTGCCCAACTGGCAAGTGGCGGTGACCCTGCAAGGCTGGCCGGCGGATGTGTTCGGGACGATTGATCATCCGTATTACCGGCAGCACTGGCCGCTGCTCGACGCGATCGCCGGGGATCCGTGGGCGCACCTGGCGAACGACGACGCGGTGATGCTCAGCGAGCAACTGGCGCGGCGCCTGAGGGTGCGTGCGGGTGAGCATCTGAGCCTGCCGTTCCCGGGCGGAACCTGGTCACCGCGCATCGTCGGGATCTACGCCGACTATGGCAATCCCAGGGGGCACCTGCTGGTCAACAGCAATCATCTGTTGCGGCTGTGGCCGACACTGACGCCGAACCGTTTCAACCTGCGCATCGCGCCGCCCGACATCCCGTCATTTTTGTCGGCGCTGCAAACGCGCTTCCAGATTGATGACAGTCGCATCGTCGACCAGGCGCGACTCAAGGGCTGGTCGGTGCAAGTGTTCGAGCGCACGTTCGCGGCTACGGCGGCGCTCAACAGCCTGACGCTGGCGGTGGCGGGTGTGGCGCTGTTCATCAGCTTGCTGACCCAGAGCCAGAGCCGCCTCGGACAACTGGCGCCGCTGTGGGCGCTGGGTGTGACGCGCCGGCAGTTGATGCTGCTCAACCTCGGCCAGACCTGGCTGCTGGCGGTGCTGACGCTGGTACTGGCGCTGCCGCTGGGAATCGCGCTGGCATGGTGCCTGGATGCGGTGATCAATGTGCAGGCGTTCGGCTGGCGGTTGCCGTTGCGGATCTTTCCGCTGCAACTCCTGCAACTGATGGGGTTGGCGCTGCTGGCGACCTTGCTCGCCTCAGCCTGGCCGCTGTATTCGTTGTACCGCACGCAACCGGCGGACCTGCTGAGGACGTTTGCCCATGAGGATTAA
- a CDS encoding glycosyltransferase family 2 protein, giving the protein MRAFDLPARPQANFSLVLVNYKTPDITRMCLELLHPHVMELRIPVWVVDNDSADASLDYLRSLDWINLIERPSPGKEPGHIAHGKALDLALDKVDTDYLFLLHTDTFVYDKEVFAMMMRECTKTPDMAAVGCVEQLNRGIVRDTWRLTSRFCKHYVRKAKVRMGLRSKQPRPYKETHLKSFCTLWNVRLMKSQGLHFCMDDRVPGYTLQDRMVDLGYGIKFLSPRKIFSYLDHIQAGTVAAAGTYGENHRRTKMYQATLKRLQRA; this is encoded by the coding sequence ATGAGAGCGTTCGATTTACCAGCCCGGCCACAAGCGAATTTCAGTCTTGTCTTGGTAAATTACAAAACCCCTGACATCACCAGGATGTGTCTTGAGTTATTGCACCCACATGTCATGGAGCTGCGTATTCCGGTGTGGGTCGTGGACAATGATTCGGCCGATGCCAGTCTTGATTACTTGCGTTCGCTTGACTGGATCAATCTGATCGAACGTCCTTCGCCGGGTAAAGAACCCGGCCACATTGCGCACGGCAAAGCGCTGGATCTGGCGCTGGACAAAGTCGACACCGATTATCTGTTTCTGCTGCACACCGACACCTTTGTCTACGACAAAGAAGTGTTTGCCATGATGATGCGTGAGTGCACAAAAACACCGGACATGGCCGCAGTCGGTTGTGTCGAGCAACTCAATCGCGGAATTGTTCGTGACACCTGGCGTTTAACTTCGCGTTTCTGCAAGCACTATGTTCGTAAAGCGAAAGTGCGTATGGGCCTGCGTTCGAAACAGCCAAGACCTTACAAAGAAACGCATCTGAAAAGTTTCTGCACGTTGTGGAATGTCCGCTTGATGAAGTCTCAAGGCCTGCACTTTTGTATGGATGATCGAGTGCCCGGTTATACCCTGCAGGACCGGATGGTCGACTTGGGTTACGGCATCAAATTCCTCTCGCCGCGCAAGATTTTCAGCTATCTGGATCACATTCAGGCAGGAACCGTTGCCGCGGCGGGTACCTACGGGGAAAACCACCGGCGCACGAAGATGTATCAGGCCACCCTCAAGCGTCTTCAGAGGGCATAA
- a CDS encoding SMI1/KNR4 family protein codes for MHKYQDLITKLDNSDEETFWLGPATAEQIKILENILGIKLPEDFVDFLSVCGGGGAADSEICGIENNDATLDNGGTVNYSTMYCRSEFELPSHFAVIYLKDDEVCWAIDCGPTGNGQVISYDLFKRKPSKKIAENFYSFFEEYVELRT; via the coding sequence ATGCATAAATACCAAGACTTGATAACGAAACTCGATAACTCCGATGAAGAAACATTTTGGCTCGGCCCCGCCACTGCCGAGCAAATTAAAATACTCGAGAATATTCTAGGCATAAAGCTGCCTGAAGATTTCGTTGACTTCTTGAGTGTATGCGGTGGTGGTGGTGCAGCAGACTCAGAAATATGCGGAATTGAGAATAATGATGCAACTCTAGATAACGGCGGAACTGTAAATTACAGCACCATGTACTGCCGTTCAGAGTTTGAATTACCTAGTCATTTCGCCGTAATTTATTTAAAAGACGACGAAGTATGCTGGGCAATTGATTGCGGCCCCACGGGAAATGGACAGGTCATTAGCTACGATCTGTTTAAGCGCAAACCGTCTAAGAAAATAGCGGAAAACTTCTATTCATTCTTTGAGGAATACGTCGAACTCAGAACTTAA
- a CDS encoding lipocalin-like domain-containing protein codes for MRINRVASLCLALLLAGCDQSAPEQKGFAGLGDQAAQFTPVVPGRVFSFPSDHGAHDGFRIEWWYVTANLKDPQGNDFGVQWTLFRSALKPVSQQPGWGNQTVWLGHAAVTSATAHHAAERYARGGVGQAGVNVAPFEAWIDDWRFASQAQDPLSDMQLSARDQSFAYQLHLTSSRPLVLQGDNGFSQKSEQGQASYYYSQPFFQASGTLQIDGQIYTVSGPAWLDREWSSQPLTANQTGWDWFSLHLDSGEHVMLYRMRQKDGAPYLTGTWITADGQAQTLRSEQIELVPQDTAKVAGRSMPVRWTIRIPDKQLDISLSALNPNAWMNLRIPYWEGPVRVSGSHGGRGYLEMTGY; via the coding sequence ATGAGGATTAACCGGGTGGCGTCGTTGTGCCTGGCATTGCTGCTGGCCGGCTGTGATCAATCGGCGCCTGAACAAAAGGGCTTTGCCGGGCTCGGCGACCAGGCGGCGCAGTTCACCCCCGTAGTACCCGGGCGGGTGTTCAGCTTCCCTTCCGATCACGGTGCCCATGACGGTTTTCGTATCGAGTGGTGGTACGTCACCGCCAATCTCAAGGACCCGCAGGGCAACGATTTCGGTGTGCAGTGGACGCTGTTTCGCAGCGCTTTGAAGCCCGTGTCGCAGCAACCGGGCTGGGGCAATCAGACGGTCTGGCTCGGCCATGCGGCGGTGACCTCGGCCACCGCGCACCATGCTGCCGAGCGTTATGCTCGGGGCGGCGTGGGGCAGGCCGGGGTGAACGTGGCGCCGTTCGAGGCGTGGATCGATGACTGGCGGTTTGCCAGTCAGGCGCAGGATCCCCTGAGCGATATGCAACTCAGTGCACGCGATCAATCATTCGCCTATCAATTGCACCTCACGTCCAGTCGGCCGCTGGTGTTGCAGGGCGATAATGGCTTCAGCCAGAAATCCGAGCAGGGCCAGGCCTCGTATTACTACAGCCAGCCGTTTTTCCAGGCCAGTGGCACTTTGCAGATCGACGGCCAGATCTACACCGTCAGCGGCCCGGCCTGGCTCGATCGCGAATGGAGCAGTCAGCCGCTGACCGCCAATCAGACCGGCTGGGACTGGTTCTCCCTGCACCTCGACAGCGGTGAACACGTCATGCTCTACCGCATGCGCCAGAAGGACGGCGCGCCATACCTCACCGGCACCTGGATCACCGCCGACGGCCAGGCGCAAACCTTGCGCAGTGAACAAATCGAACTCGTCCCGCAAGACACCGCCAAAGTCGCTGGACGTTCGATGCCGGTGCGCTGGACCATTCGCATTCCCGACAAGCAACTGGACATCAGCCTGTCCGCGTTGAACCCCAACGCCTGGATGAACCTGCGCATTCCCTATTGGGAAGGGCCGGTGCGGGTCAGCGGCAGCCATGGCGGGCGCGGCTATCTGGAAATGACCGGGTACTGA
- a CDS encoding VanW family protein, giving the protein MKPLSLYHPALYWLRVWQKRLFRQIAWRCSGKRYASLRAQAERLPFRYLKHTSKLIRKLGDSDLVLQHNKVINLKLAVAAIDGVIIAPGEHFSFCRLVGRPTRERGYVEGMELSFGEARRGVGGGICQLSNLIHWMAIHSPLVVVERSNHSFDPFPDEGRVLPFGSGAAIFYNYVDLVLHNPTDRSFQLKLKVGDTQLEGELLCDQVREYRYHVFQEGHRFVREGARVYRENEIWREVREKGQVGELVERVRLYRNRVVVKYDVMDELIG; this is encoded by the coding sequence ATGAAACCACTTTCCCTCTATCACCCGGCCCTGTACTGGCTGCGCGTGTGGCAAAAAAGACTGTTCCGCCAGATCGCCTGGCGCTGCTCCGGCAAACGCTACGCAAGCCTTCGCGCACAGGCCGAGCGCCTGCCATTTCGCTACCTCAAACACACCTCGAAACTCATCCGCAAACTCGGCGACTCCGACCTTGTCCTGCAACACAACAAAGTCATCAACCTCAAACTGGCAGTCGCCGCCATCGACGGCGTCATCATCGCCCCCGGCGAACACTTCTCCTTCTGCCGCCTCGTCGGCCGCCCGACACGCGAACGCGGGTATGTGGAAGGCATGGAACTGTCCTTCGGCGAAGCTCGACGCGGGGTGGGCGGTGGCATTTGCCAACTGAGCAATCTGATTCACTGGATGGCCATTCATTCACCGCTGGTGGTGGTTGAACGCTCCAACCACAGCTTCGACCCGTTTCCGGATGAGGGGCGGGTGCTGCCATTCGGGTCCGGGGCGGCGATTTTCTACAACTACGTTGATCTGGTGCTGCACAACCCGACGGATCGGAGCTTTCAGCTGAAGTTGAAGGTGGGGGACACGCAGCTGGAGGGCGAGTTGCTGTGCGATCAGGTACGGGAGTATCGGTATCACGTGTTTCAGGAAGGGCATCGGTTTGTGCGGGAGGGTGCGCGGGTGTACCGGGAGAATGAGATTTGGCGGGAGGTGCGGGAGAAGGGACAGGTGGGGGAATTGGTGGAGAGGGTGAGGTTGTATCGGAATCGGGTGGTGGTTAAGTACGACGTGATGGACGAGTTGATCGGGTAG